Proteins from one Gossypium raimondii isolate GPD5lz chromosome 8, ASM2569854v1, whole genome shotgun sequence genomic window:
- the LOC105790202 gene encoding rab GTPase-activating protein 22: MWGGPAEPADSYYAVRPGCTDVPRTRFKIKPGKTLSARKWQAAFSLDGHLDIGKTLHRIQRGGIHPSIRGEVWEFLLACYDPESTFDERDQIRQHRRVQYARWKNECREIFPVIGSGRYITAPVITEDGQPIQDPFVLSEINPGMNGNNTEMMKELTPRGPLDKKAIQWLLTLHQIGLDVMRTDRTLVFYEKQENLSKLWDILSVYAWIDTDVGYGQGMSDLCSPMIILLEDEADAFWCFERLMRRLRGNFRCTGNSVGVEKQLSYLAAVTQVIDPKLHHHFETLGGGDYLFAFRMLMVLFRREFSFCDSLYLWEMMWALEYDPDLFSLYEEPGSNITKAVGSNKGKPKSRRPCGKYERENMKIKSSDASLPISVFLVASVLKDKSSKLLHEARGLDDVVKILNDMTGNLDAKKACIGAMKLHKKYLKKAKKT, translated from the exons ATGTGGGGAGGTCCTGCAGAACCTGCTGATTCTTATTATGCAGTCAGACCTGGATGCACTGATGTTCCTAGAACCAGATTTAAGATCAAG CCGGGTAAAACTCTAAGTGCAAGAAAATGGCAAGCTGCATTTTCTCTCGATGGGCATTTGGATATTGGAAAAACTCTACATCGAATCCAACGTGGG GGGATTCATCCATCAATTAGAGGAGAAGTTTGGGAGTTTCTACTTGCCTGTTACGATCCCGAGAGCACATTTGATGAAAGGGATCAAATAAGGCAACATCGAAG GGTGCAATATGCTAGATGGAAAAACGAATGTCGTGAAATCTTCCCCGTTATTGGAAGTGGCAGATATATTACAGCACCTGTTATTACTGAAGATGGTCAGCCGATTCAAGACCCTTTTGTACTTTCAGAGATAAATCCAG GTATGAATGGTAATAATACAGAAATGATGAAGGAGCTAACCCCTCGTGGTCCTTTGGATAAGAAAGCAATCCAGTGGTTGCTTACGTTACATCAAATAg GTCTTGATGTCATGCGCACCGACAGGACTTTAGTATTCTATGAGAAACAAGAGAATTTGTCGAAACTTTGGGATATTCTCTCTGTTTATGCCTGGATAGATACGGATGTTGGCTATGGACAAG GAATGAGTGATCTTTGCTCTCCCATGATTATTCTTCTCGAAGATGAAGCCGATGCATTTTGGTGCTTTGAGCGTCTTATGCGTAGATTG CGAGGAAATTTCAGATGCACTGGGAATTCTGTTGGGGTAGAGAAACAACTTAGTTATTTGGCCGCAGTAACTCAAGTCATTGATCCGAAACTTCATCACCATTTTG AGACACTGGGTGGAGGTGACTATCTCTTTGCTTTCCGGATGCTAATGGTTTTGTTTCGTCGAGAGTTCTCGTTTTGTGATTCATTATATTTATGGGAG ATGATGTGGGCTCTCGAATATGATCCGGACTTGTTCTCTCTGTATGAAGAACCTGGATCAAATATTACGAAGGCTGTTGGTTCTAACAAAGGGAAACCAAAATCGAGACGTCCTTGTGGGAAGTATGAgagagaaaatatgaaaattaaaagctCCGATGCCTCCCTCCCCATTTCTGTTTTCCTTGTTGCAAGTGTCTTAAAAGATAAGAGCTCGAAGCTACTGCATGAAGCTCGGGGCCTCGATGATGTAGTTAAG ATTCTAAATGACATGACTGGTAATTTGGATGCCAAGAAAGCCTGCATTGGGGCAATGAAACTTcataagaaatatttaaaaaag GCAAAGAAGACGTAA
- the LOC105790203 gene encoding receptor-like protein Cf-9: MGILCLVLVILQLSWSLSSSVAPPSSHLCLPHQRDALLHFKTTISVDCFRDPYPKIDVESWNKSIDCCSWEGVECDNVTGHVIGIDLSHSCLDGSLFANNSLFQLHNLQWLDLSSNNLGGSLLENTSCLFRFHGLQRLNLAYNVFTGTISSKLFSQLVSLTHLNLSNNGFYGLIPHQISLLSSLVSLDLSFYGYESRFDGQGFDMLARNLTKLRNLALDDVDMSDVALTSFLNLSSSLGHLSLSACNLHGELPTQVFQLPNLKALGLSENEKLTGYLPNTNWSNGLELLDLSDCGFRGSIPASFGNLTQIISVDLSGNSLEGQIPAVFGNLRKLTYLSFSSCNLSGPLPITIFNLTRITRLDLSNNHLEGPLPNHVSELQFLEELRLDDNSISGGVPSWLFDLVNLTSLDLSSNNLSGVIKPDMLSKLTSLMLLYVSSNSLLSLSTSGNDVNYSFPQLRTVNFSGCSVRQFPNFFRTSNLKALDLSNNMISGGISKWEAEGWERLKWLDLSQNFLTALEQFPGNNMEYLNLHSNLLQGPILSTCLNPQTPILKELQAFIISENKLTGNVPSSICNWSSLVLLDLSGNSLSGTIPDCLENLCGTLDLQMNNFSGKIPNSFANIGLRRLLLNDNQLEGLVPSSLANSTSLELLNLGNNKLTDRFPPWLASLSSLQVLILRFNRFYGSLPHSVASSNFSALRIIDLSANEFTGTLSTKLLRNLRGMKDKPREWLTSEYSYIFQYFQFSFIYENHVNVTTKRLEVELTKTCDIFISMDLSNNQFSGEIPDDVGQLISLQMLNFSHNNFTGPIPTSLGNLVALESLDLSSNKFSGGIPPQMTNLTFLEVLNLSNNNLVGPIPHGNQFDTFDNDSYSGNLGLCGLPLSKQCVNFQGPDPPSPLVVEHGGSKIPFFWQVVMMGYGSGVVMGLSLGYIVFTTGRPWWFVRKVERDWQYNFTKWVQRNKVRRN, from the coding sequence atgggaaTCCTTTGCCTGGTTTTGGTGATCTTGCAACTTTCATGGAGTTTGTCTTCCTCTGTTGCTCCTCCATCCTCTCATTTATGTCTCCCACATCAAAGAGATGCTTTGCTCCATTTTAAAACCACCATTTCTGTTGATTGTTTTAGAGATCCTTATCCCAAGATAGACGTAGAGTCATGGAACAAAAGCATCGATTGTTGTTCATGGGAGGGAGTGGAATGCGACAACGTGACTGGTCATGTAATCGGCATCGATCTTAGTCACAGTTGCCTTGATGGTTCTCTCTTCGCAAACAACAGCCTTTTTCAACTTCACAACCTCCAATGGCTTGACTTGAGCTCCAACAACCTCGGAGGCTCTCTTCTTGAGAACACTAGCTGCTTGTTTCGCTTTCATGGACTCCAACGACTCAACCTTGCTTATAACGTTTTCACTGGCACCATCTCATCAAAGTTATTTAGCCAGTTGGTGAGTTTAACCCATCTTAATCTCTCTAATAATGGCTTCTATGGCTTGATCCCGCATCAAATCAGTCTCCTATCAAGTTTGGTTTCACTTGACCTTTCCTTTTACGGTTACGAATCAAGATTTGATGGCCAAGGTTTTGACATGCTTGCAAGAAACTTGACCAAATTAAGAAACCTTGCACTTGATGATGTAGATATGTCTGATGTTGCACTCACTTCCTTTCTAAACTTGTCTTCATCACTTGGACATTTGAGTCTCAGTGCGTGTAACTTACATGGGGAACTCCCAACTCAAGTTTTTCAGCTTCCAAACCTCAAAGCTTTAGgtttaagtgaaaatgaaaaactCACAGGTTATCTCCCTAACACAAACTGGAGTAATGGCCTTGAGTTGTTGGACCTTTCCGATTGTGGTTTTAGGGGGTCAATTCCAGCATCATTTGGAAATCTCACTCAAATCATTTCAGTTGATTTATCAGGAAATTCGCTTGAAGGACAGATTCCAGCTGTTTTTGGAAACCTTAGaaaattaacttatttgagCTTTTCTTCATGCAATTTGAGTGGTCCACTTCCAATAACTATCTTCAACCTCACAAGAATTACCCGTCTGGATTTGTCAAATAATCACTTGGAAGGTCCCCTTCCAAATCATGTTAGTGAGCTTCAATTTTTAGAGGAACTTCGGTTAGATGATAACTCTATAAGTGGTGGAGTACCATCTTGGCTGTTTGATCTTGTGAACCTTACTTCACTTGATTTGTCATCAAACAACTTGAGTGGTGTGATCAAGCCAGATATGCTTTCAAAACTCACGAGTCTTATGCTTCTTTATGTTTCAAGTAATAGTTTATTATCATTAAGCACAAGCGGCAATGATGTGAATTATTCTTTCCCCCAGCTTAGAACTGTGAACTTCTCTGGTTGTAGCGTAAGGCAGTTCCCGAATTTCTTTCGAACATCGAACTTGAAAGCATTAGATCTTTCCAATAACATGATTTCTGGTGGAATTTCCAAATGGGAAGCTGAAGGGTGGGAAAGATTGAAATGGTTAGATCTTTCTCAGAACTTTTTGACTGCTTTGGAGCAATTTCCGGGAAACAATATGGAATATCTCAACCTACATTCCAACTTGCTTCAAGGACCAATTCTCTCAACTTGCTTGAATCCTCAAACTCCAATTTTAAAGGAGTTGCAAGCGTTCATCATTTCAGAGAATAAATTGACAGGAAACGTCCCTTCTTCTATTTGTAATTGGAGTTCACTTGTTCTTCTGGACTTGTCCGGAAACAGCTTGAGTGGAACTATTCCTGATTGTCTTGAAAATTTATGCGGTACCTTAGATTTGCAAATGAACAACTTCAGTGGCAAGATCCCTAATTCTTTTGCGAATATTGGTTTGAGGCGTCTTTTACTCAATGACAATCAATTGGAAGGATTAGTACCATCATCTTTGGCTAATTCTACTTCATTGGAACTTTTAAATTTAGGGAACAACAAGTTAACGGATAGATTTCCCCCTTGGTTAGCTTCACTTTCAAGTCTGCAAGTTCTTATCTTGagatttaatagattttatggATCACTGCCTCATTCCGTAGCTTCATCTAACTTCTCTGCATTGCGAATAATTGATCTCTCTGCAAATGAGTTCACGGGCACATTGTCAACGAAACTCTtacgaaatttgagaggaaTGAAAGATAAACCTAGAGAGTGGTTAACCTccgaatattcatatatttttcaatattttcaattcagttttatttatgaaaatcatGTGAATGTAACAACGAAAAGATTGGAGGTGGAATTGACAAAGACCTGTGACATTTTCATATCTATGGACTTGTCAAACAACCAATTCTCCGGAGAAATTCCTGACGATGTTGGGCAACTTATTTCCTTGCAAATGCTCAATTTCTCTCACAACAACTTCACTGGTCCTATCCCAACATCTTTGGGAAATTTGGTAGCACTTGAATCATTGGATCTTTCATCAAACAAGTTCAGTGGCGGGATTCCTCCTCAAATGACGAATCTGACATTTCTTGAAGTATTGAATCTTTCAAACAATAATCTTGTTGGACCAATTCCTCATGGGAATCAATTCGATACATTTGATAATGATTCCTATAGCGGTAACTTGGGATTGTGTGGATTACCATTATCCAAGCAATGCGTCAACTTTCAGGGGCCTGACCCGCCTTCACCATTGGTGGTGGAACATGGAGGTTCTAAGATACCCTTCTTTTGGCAAGTTGTAATGATGGGGTATGGAAGTGGAGTAGTGATGGGACTGAGCTTGGGTTACATTGTATTCACAACTGGAAGACCATGGTGGTTTGTTAGAAAGGTGGAGAGAGACTGGCAATACAATTTCACGAAGTGGGTACAAAGAAACAAAGTAAGAAGAAATTAG
- the LOC105790201 gene encoding formin-like protein 5, whose translation MMVKIYGVVRTICLGFLVALLCVSLTCSLDYSKVEEEEAFFNQLVDPVTGEIDENLAELLWISCRQDLNGLNEAFGDPNLYLLGETFGTTNDITTKGYSLAKENSQNLISVLHPELKQAISDCIRKNNLLFQVSGEDCGLKTWYIRYIDSLFHWHDVPRRTLATQSIAIAPSPNLGPSIAPAPSPTSFFPRLSPASLQSPASLPSPLPSTNNLPESTSPTNVDPRHKGNDNSRTIIIACVVTAVVTSVVAVLFFILCCRRGSASKQNDERPLLSLSLNDFSGGSSHAYAFGTNKEEKLGHHQSLGNESSLHKKTSSYGNVYVESNAQQISFDGGKSSFGGVGAANKASVESFDTIPPLPLPPGRVGASQPGLPPLKSTLPPEPPAPIRASSPPPPPPPAPIRASPPAPPPAPPPSMKPASATMAPRPPPPPIPPGAKPGPRPPPPPSTGIGPPRPPPPMPLGSKVPRPPSGPQRTANAISGEGSGSVDDTNAPKAKLKPFFWDKVAANPDHSMVWNQIKSGSFQFNEEMIETLFGYASADKNKNDKKKDASTQEFVPQYIQLLDPKKAQNLAILLRALNVTTEEVCDALREGNELPIELLQTLLKMAPTMDEELKLRMFNGEISQLGPAERFLKVLVDIPFVFKRMEVLLYMCSLYEEVTFARESFETLEIACKELRSSRLFLKLLEAVLKTGNRMNDGTFRGGAQAFKLDTLLKLSDVKGVDGKTTLLHFVVQEIIRTEGLRAARAARENKSSLLEDVSPDMEEHFHNLGLEVVSRLSSELENVKKAAAIDAETLTGTVAKLGHGLLKARDFLKSEMKNTNEQSGFHEALKSFVQNAEVDVTSLLEEEKRIMALVKSTGDYFHGNAHKDEGLRLFVIVRDFLIILDKVCKEVRNAPRKPVKAHKKHACNPSSSSSESRLAPTSLDPHQKLFNAIAERRMENFSSSSDDES comes from the exons ATGATGGTGAAGATATATGGTGTTGTAAGAacaatttgtttagggtttttggtagCTCTGCTATGTGTTTCATTGACTTGCAGCTTAGATTACAGTAaggttgaagaagaagaagcatttTTTAACCAATTAGTAGATCCAGTAACTGGAGAGATTGATGAGAATCTG GCTGAGTTGTTGTGGATAAGTTGTAGACAagatttgaatggtttaaatgaaGCTTTTGGAGATCCGAACTTATATCTTCTTGGGGAAACGTTCGGTACAACCAACGATATTACTACAAAAGGTTACTCATTAGCAAAAGAAAACAGTCAGAACTTAATTAGCGTTCTCCATcctgagcttaaacaagctatTTCTGACTGCATAAGAAAGAATAATCTTTTATTCCAAGTATCCGGAGAAGATTGTGGCCTTAAGACTTGGTACATTCGATATATTGATTCACTGTTTCATTGGCATGATGTTCCTAGAAGGACTTTAGCTACTCAGAGCATTGCAATAGCCCCTTCCCCAAACTTAGGCCCGTCTATAGCTCCGGCTCCTTCtcctacttctttttttcctcgTTTGAGTCCAGCTTCATTGCAAAGTCCGGCATCTTTACCCTCTCCACTCCCTTCTACGAATAATCTTCCGGAAAGTACAAGTCCAACCAACGTAGATCCGAGACACAAGGGGAATGATAATAGTAGAACAATTATTATTGCTTGTGTTGTGACTGCAGTAGTAACATCGGTTGTTGCGGTGTTGTTCTTCATTTTATGCTGTCGTAGAGGTTCAGCATCTAAACAAAATGATGAGAGGCCCCTTCTCAGTTTAAGCTTAAATGATTTCTCCGGTG GTTCTTCTCATGCATATGCTTTTGGAACTAATAAAGAAGAGAAGCTAGGACATCATCAATCATTAGGAAATGAATCAAGCCTACATAAAAAGACCTCGAGTTACGGGAATGTTTATGTTGAATCTAATGCTCAACAAATCTCCTTTGATGGTGGGAAGTCATCGTTCGGAGGTGTCGGTGCTGCCAATAAAGCCTCAGTTGAATCTTTTGATACTATTCCACCGCTACCATTGCCTCCAGGAAGGGTCGGCGCTTCCCAACCTGGATTACCTCCTTTGAAGTCTACTCTTCCTCCAGAACCTCCTGCCCCGATTAGAGCTAGTTctcctccaccaccaccacctcctGCCCCAATTAGAGCCAGTCCTCCTGCACCACCTCCCGCACCACCACCCTCTATGAAACCTGCTTCTGCCACTATGGCCCCCCGACCTCCTCCACCACCTATTCCTCCAGGTGCTAAACCTGGTCCCCGCCCACCACCTCCTCCAAGTACCGGTATTGGTCCTCCTAGGCCACCTCCACCAATGCCCTTAGGTTCCAAGGTGCCTAGACCACCAAGTGGACCGCAACGAACAGCAAATGCTATCTCTGGCGAGGGGTCTGGTTCAGTGGACGATACCAATGCTCCTAAAGCTAAACTGAAGCCATTTTTCTGGGATAAAGTTGCAGCTAACCCTGACCATTCGATGGTTTGGAATCAGATTAAATCCGGATCATTCCA GTTCAATGAGGAGATGATAGAAACCCTGTTCGGGTATGCATCTGCTGACAAgaacaaaaatgataaaaagaaagatgcttCTACACAGGAATTCGTGCCTCAGTACATTCAACTCCTTGATCCCAAGAAGGCACAAAATTTAGCTATCCTTTTGCGGGCATTGAATGTGACCACAGAAGAAGTTTGCGATGCACTTCGTGAAG GAAATGAGCTCCCCATTGAACTCCTTCAAACATTATTGAAGATGGCCCCGACGATGGATGAAGAACTCAAACTCAGAATGTTCAATGGTGAAATTTCTCAACTCGGTCCTGCTGAGCGGTTCCTAAAAGTTTTGGTCGacattccttttgtttttaaacGAATGGAAGTGCTGCTTTATATGTGCTCTCTTTACGAGGAGGTTACTTTTGCTAGAGAGTCTTTTGAAACATTAGAG ATTGCATGCAAGGAACTCAGAAGTAGCCGCTTATTCCTTAAGCTCTTAGAAGCTGTTCTTAAAACCGGAAATCGCATGAATGATGGGACATTCCGTGGTGGTGCACAAGCTTTCAAGCTCGACACACTTTTGAAGTTATCAGATGTCAAAGGAGTAGATGGTAAGACCACGCTATTGCACTTTGTCGTCCAAGAAATTATACGCACAGAAGGTTTAAGAGCTGCCCGTGCTGCAAGAGAGAACAAAAGTTCTCTTCTTGAGGATGTTTCCCCCGATATGGAAGAGCACTTCCATAACCTTGGTCTTGAGGTGGTTTCACGTCTAAGTAGTGAACTCGAAAATGTCAAGAAAGCAGCAGCTATCGATGCCGAAACCTTAACAGGAACGGTTGCCAAACTTGGCCATGGACTCCTAAAAGCACGAGATTTCTTGAAGTCGGAGATGAAAAATACGAACGAACAAAGTGGTTTCCATGAAGCATTAAAGAGTTTTGTGCAGAATGCAGAAGTCGATGTCACGTCATTGCTCGAGGAAGAGAAGAGAATAATGGCATTAGTAAAGAGCACTGGTGATTATTTTCACGGTAACGCACATAAAGACGAAGGCTTACGCTTGTTCGTCATAGTACGCGactttttgataattttagacAAGGTTTGCAAAGAAGTTAGAAATGCCCCAAGGAAACCGGTTAAAGCACATAAAAAACATGCTTGCAatccatcatcttcttcttctgaGTCTCGTCTTGCACCAACTTCTCTTGATCCTCATCAGAAGCTTTTTAATGCAATTGCCGAACGAAGGatggaaaattttagttctAGTTCCGATGACGAGAGTTGA